In Acidobacteriota bacterium, one genomic interval encodes:
- a CDS encoding nucleotidyltransferase domain-containing protein: MDPDLVARITGRHGIRLLLQFGSTVTGHEHPHSDVDLAVEFAEVPGSFATLGEAMADLQSLFPGREVDVAVVNRADPLFLDRILRSCRLLHGDPRRLNELRMYAFKRYQDHKRFLAMEREYVARVLARAGAS; encoded by the coding sequence ATGGACCCCGATCTCGTCGCCCGGATCACCGGCAGGCACGGCATCCGACTGCTGCTCCAGTTCGGGTCAACGGTCACGGGTCACGAACACCCGCACAGCGACGTCGATCTCGCCGTCGAGTTCGCGGAAGTTCCTGGATCGTTCGCCACCCTCGGCGAGGCGATGGCAGATCTACAGTCGCTCTTCCCGGGGCGCGAGGTGGACGTCGCCGTCGTCAATCGGGCCGATCCCTTGTTCCTGGATCGCATACTCCGCTCGTGCCGCCTGCTGCACGGCGACCCGCGGCGGCTGAACGAGCTGAGGATGTACGCGTTCAAGCGGTATCAGGATCACAAGCGCTTTCTCGCGATGGAGCGAGAGTACGTCGCCCGGGTCCTCGCGCGGGCCGGTGCCTCATGA
- a CDS encoding DUF86 domain-containing protein, translating into MIDRELVTRKSLLIARDLEPLGELARAELAAFQASRSDQVLAERYLERIIGRIIDINFHLITAGGAAPPSDYYASFVELGRLGVLDTAFAQRLAPSAGLRNRLVHEYDEVDPVKLHEACRAATVDVPLYLRSVDRWLSDSGC; encoded by the coding sequence ATGATCGATCGCGAGCTGGTGACGCGGAAGAGCCTTCTGATCGCGCGGGACCTCGAGCCGCTCGGCGAGCTCGCACGCGCCGAGCTCGCGGCGTTCCAGGCGTCGCGGTCCGACCAGGTCCTGGCCGAACGCTACCTCGAGCGGATCATCGGACGTATCATCGACATCAACTTCCACCTGATCACGGCGGGCGGCGCCGCGCCGCCGTCCGACTACTACGCGTCCTTCGTCGAGCTCGGTCGCCTCGGTGTGCTCGACACGGCGTTTGCGCAGCGCCTGGCGCCGAGTGCCGGCCTTCGGAACCGTCTCGTTCACGAATACGACGAGGTCGATCCGGTGAAGCTCCACGAGGCCTGTCGAGCCGCGACGGTCGACGTCCCGCTGTATCTGCGGTCGGTCGACAGGTGGCTGAGCGATTCGGGCTGCTGA
- a CDS encoding serine/threonine protein kinase — MEGETLDRLIPQGGLPLERIVAIATALADALATAHEKGIVHRDLKPANGMVTPEGRVKVLDFGLAKDLRADDPVGATLTAAGQTQAGVVMGTPAYMSPGQVAGRPVAPRTDLFSLGVLLYEMASGERPFRGDSSAEVASAILRDGPRPLAEIRTDLPADLARLVRRCLEKNPRQRIQTARDVCARRSETRPVRRSEGDPPEGR; from the coding sequence GTGGAGGGAGAGACCCTCGACCGGCTGATCCCCCAGGGCGGCCTGCCGCTCGAGCGCATCGTCGCCATCGCCACCGCGCTCGCCGACGCGCTCGCCACGGCGCACGAGAAGGGCATCGTGCACCGCGACCTCAAGCCGGCCAACGGGATGGTGACGCCCGAGGGCCGCGTGAAGGTGCTCGACTTCGGCCTCGCGAAGGACCTGCGGGCCGACGATCCGGTCGGGGCCACGCTCACCGCGGCGGGCCAGACCCAGGCGGGCGTCGTGATGGGCACGCCGGCGTACATGTCGCCAGGACAGGTCGCGGGACGTCCCGTGGCCCCCCGCACCGACCTCTTCTCGCTCGGCGTGCTGCTCTACGAGATGGCGAGCGGCGAGCGCCCGTTCCGCGGCGATTCCTCGGCCGAGGTCGCCTCGGCGATCCTGCGCGACGGGCCGCGGCCCCTGGCGGAGATCAGGACCGATCTGCCCGCCGACCTGGCGCGCCTCGTCCGGCGGTGCCTGGAGAAGAACCCGCGACAGCGGATCCAGACGGCGCGCGACGTCTGCGCGCGCCGCTCGGAAACTAGACCAGTACGCCGCTCGGAAGGTGATCCACCTGAGGGACGTTGA